GTAGTACAAGCTACGAAGAATTGTTCGACGGTGGTAAAGTTTTGTGATGAAGATAAGCTTAAATAACACAAAGAATATTGCCAATTTGCAATGATGAAGTTTTCCGAGGAAAATAAGCTTAACTTACCCATGGCTCGGGAGTTCAAGCATTCAAATGGCAACGATCCAATTCCTCGAGGCAACAACACAACAAATGCTAGCTACTACCTGTTTTCGTAACATGCCACAAAACAAAGAACCGGTAGGCCCCAACCCAGTGCCCTGTCGGAGATGTTCACTATCTCCGTGCCCGGTTGCTGGTACATGGGCGACAGCCGCAGCTCTAGCTCCCCGGCTCCTCCGcgtcggcctctgcatcaatctcTGCTTCGTCCTCGTCAAAGAGCGCACCGGTCGCCACCAGTTCCTGTCGGATGAACTGCGGATTGGCCTCTACATAGGCCTCATACTGGATGGACTCCCGGATTgcctgctgctccgccatctcgGTCGCTTGGGCAACGGTGAACTCAGCCTCCGCATCCTCCATGTTGAAGCCTGAAGCCAGCGCCAGCTCCTGTTGTGGTTGTTCCGCCTTGTCGCACCCCCACCGGAGGAGACATTTGTCGGATCGCCGGATTTCCGAGTGATTCCGCATGGGACACCATTATAAGTCCAATGTGGCGGACGCACCCGGACGCCACGAGGGCTATTTGTCGCTTTAAGCGAGACGATAGTTTTGTTTCGCTGAAGATTTTCCTCCTAAGCGGGAAGCAGGGATCGATCCCTGGTCTCCAGGTAGTTCGCTCGGTGCGCTAGCTACTCTACCTAAGTTCAACTCGTCGTATAAGCAAGTGTTGCGTCCTACTTAAGGCTATAATTTGAAccgttttctttttttattctttgtttgtttttttttccttttttttagtttttctttcatttttttgcattttgtttctttgttttcaaTTTTCTATTTTCTTCTATTTTTGTTTCTAtttgttttttcttatgtttgttttcgCTTCACTCTATATCTTCgtatatgtcaaaaacattttttaataagtgatcaacattttttgtacACACATTCATCATTATACGaacgcttattcaacatttttcaaaaacaaattaaacattttaataattattcaacatttttcaaatactcgttcgacatttttcaaatacttatttagcattttttagaacttattcaacatttttaaatactctgtcaatatttttaaatactttttcaacattttcaaataatcCTTGAACATTTCTTATTAATTATTCAACAcgtttcaaatacttgttcaacatttttcaaatactcgttcaacattttcaaatatttagtgaacattttctaatacttgttcaacatttttcaaatatttgttcaacatttttaaaatagtcGTTCAAccttttttaatacttattcaaccttttttcaaatacttgttcaagttTTTTTTGAATATGTTTTTGAAGAGTGTTTCAAATATgtagaatattttaaagtataaagaaaagtaaaaaataaagcaaaaaacaagaacagaaaacagaaaaaaaaaacaggcTATGGCCTCCCGTGCGGATTAGCcggcccatctagggcagccccgcCGTGAGGCTTCCCCCTGTCTCGTTTAAAGCGAGACATAGGGGCGCCCCTGGACGCCCCCATACCcgtcccatatttgggctggatatgaggagtGCGGGTCAGCTCAGACGTCTGACACTCGTTTGAGGCCTTTTGCGTCGAATTTTCGTGACCGGGCCGGCTGTTCGGATGTTTGAGGCCGATTTGGGGTGTGCGGCTGTACATGCTCTTACGGTTTTGTACTGCACGTTGCATAGCTCGCCCGTGGAACCGTACACTCACCACTCACCGTACGTGCATTCTTTATGCCGCAACAACCTCTGCATACCATGAATCTTACAAGCTACGAAGGATTTTTCGATAGTGGTAAAGTTTTGTGATGAAGATAAGCTGAAATAACACAAAGAATATTGCCAATTTGCTATGGTAATgtttttcgaggaaaataagcttaACTTACCCCTGACTCGTGATTCCAAGCATCCAAATGGCAACGATCCAATTCCTCAAAGGCAACAACACAACAAATGCTACATGTTCAAAAAAGCATGCCACCGGACAAAGATCAGGTAGGCCCAAACCCAGTGCCCCGAGCCTCGATCACGACAACAATCTAGTCATCCTCTCGCTGTTAGTTCACACCGCGATCCAGTCGAAGCATGCATGTACATGCACACTCTTGAACTTCAATCAATCTATTCCTGAAAACGCAATCTATTGTTATCGATTCATTTGGTGGACACAGTAGCATGTCATCAAGCAGATCAATGACTTGTCAGAGTACTTGTACACTCCAACCTTCAAACCTGTGCATGAAATCTTTCTTAACGACTTGTACTTATACATACATTGATTAGTCAACATACAAATAATGGAAATCGGCCAGTTCCGACACTCGGGACGTAGCAGTCGAACAACAGAGCATAGCTTCTTAATACAACCTACCTCTTTCATCAAATCAACCGAGAGGGAGAaagggagtgggggggggggggggggggcaattacATACATGCTTCACCTTCCCTCTCGTAAAATTGTCGCCGAAGACTCACCCGACAAAGTGGCAACACTCATTGCATGCTGAGAACACGGGATGTTGTGTGAATCAAACCCTTCATTTTGCATTTGTGCCATCATGACGTAGCTTATGTAGGTCGGTGATAAATTAGGAGGCGGTTGACTATGGTCGAGGTATTGCATGACCTTTCGCATGATAGGTCGTGCATTGGGTGATGGGTGCGTGCATAGCAAACCCAGTTTGAGCACGATAGTTACCTCATCCGCGTTGAATTCCCCTCCGAGTCGTGGATCTACTGTGTCGAGGATAGAACCATTGTGGTGGTGCTCAAGCACCCACTCAACCAACAATACCCGGTTGTTTTGCTCATCGATGAAGATTGGCCTTCGTCCAGACGTGACCTCTAGGAGAAACACGCCAAATGCATATACATCAGAGAATGGTGTTGGCCTCCCGGTGCGCGAGAGTTCTGGCGCAAGATACCCCATGGTGCCAGCCACATGGGTGGTTTCAGCGGCGGTTTCGTGGTCGTATATCCTTGCAAGACCAAAATCGCCCAACCTTCCATTCATCTTACCATCCAAGAGCACATTGCTTGCCTTTACATCTCTATGGATGACGACTTGCTCCCAATCCTCATGTAGATACAACAAACTTGACGCCACACCTTTGATGATCGAATACCTCTGGGACCAACATAGAGTTGGGCCATTTCTTGTGTGTAGGTACTTGTCAAGACTACCATTTTCCATGTAGTCATATACTAGGAGAAGCTCCCCCTTACGCCTGCAATAGCCCAACAATTGCTGATATTTCAGTGTCGAAGACGACAAATACTCACCACCTTAGCAATGAACTCCCTTACTCCTTGCCTTGAATCGTGTGACATCCTCTTCACGGCGACCTTCATGCCAGTCTTGCGAAGCACACCCCTATAGACACTTCCAAAACCTCCCCTTCCAAGTAGGTTCTTGTCACTGAACCCTTTGGTCGCATGAAACAAGTCCTTGTAAGAAAATCGGTTCGAGCCAAAGGGGGCCTCCCAGTCCTCACGCACCTCAGAGTACTTGAGACGCTGCCGTCTTACACATATGTAGATTAGGATGCTTACCGAAACCAGCGTCACCGATGCTAAGGCGATCATCATTGGCCATATGGACCACCGTGTCATGTAGGTCGAGGTCGATGTCGATGGCAAGGCCGGCAACATTGAGATGTTCAATGCAGGGGCCGGCTCATCCAATGCGAAGCTCCAGCCGAGGACGACGTGTCGTGTTGGAAAGAAGTTCGTTGCCGAAGAGAACCCGACGTACGCGGTGTTCTGCACCACCCCCGAGAGGTCGACGGTGGTCCGCAGGAGGGGCTTCTTGGGCCTGACCACGCCCAACGGAGCCATGGTCACGGTGATCTCCGTGGCCCTGCTGTCGTAGTCCACCCACACCTGCATGGGCTTCTGGCTTATCAGACTTAGGTTCTGGAACATCCCGGTGCCGTCATCATAGTACCCGGCGTTGGTGGAATCGATTGATACGAGGCTATCAACGTCGACGCCGACATGGTTGTTGTTGATGTCACGGAGCTCGTCATCTTTGAACGTGTCTAGCTCCACGGCGAAGATGCGGGCGCTCCGGTTGCCAATATTGTCTTCGTTGAGGAGGCCCAGGAACTGGCCTGGCGACGCAGTGGAGAGCACCTCCCTGGACGCGGCCACGAAGAAGGCGATGCCGTCGCTGCTCACGTCGTCGTATTGACTGGAGATGGCGAAGACGAAGGTGGTCGAGAAAGGCCGCACGGAGCCGGTGGCATTCGACGCGGTGCGGAACGGCAGCGGGAATGGGTGGACGCCATGGCCTTTCAGCTTTCTGCCATCGGTCAGCAAGAGGAGGCCGTTAGGCATAACTCTGCTCGCGCCGTCGAGCGTCAGGTTCGCGCCCGTCATCGCCGCCGCCAGCAAGATGAACTGCCGACtgtcatcgccgccgccaccggcggTGGCCGCGAGGCAACGACCGGCAGGGACGAGGAGCAGGAGCAGAGCGACCAAGTGGTAAGGCTCGAGAAGAAGCATGGCGCAGAGGGGCCGCTCGCCGGTCTTGTTGTCCTTGGCTATGGTGCTTgggatttctttttttcttttttttgaaatttgGTGCTTGGGATTTCTGAACGGTAGGTAGTGCGGTGAAGCGAACTTTCACCCCCTTATCAGAGCTTCCGAGTTGGGGCGAGGAAAATTCTGGGAACCATGCAGCGAGTTGTACGTCTACCGACTGAAATTGAAATGCATGGAAACGGTGCTCCCTTCCCTGCTGTCCAAAAATAACTGCAGTGTCTACACACCACATGTGGCTGAATGCAATCGTTTTCTAAGAGACGTGAGTCGACCGGCCATGCCGAGCAGCCACAGGTCTCAACTCAAGTCGTCGTTCTTGAGTCTTCACTTAGCAATGCAGGCATCTTGAAAAGTAATATGGGGGGTTAGGACATTTCCAATGCTGATCTTTGAACCGGCCGCAACCGTTCGAATCGTGCGGTCCCGACGTATTGTGCCATCCAACACGATTTAAACACACTTTCTTTCATAAACTGGAGACAAGCGTGGGTGGGCTTTGCCGGCGTCCGGACAAAAGCCACGCCCGCTTCTAACCTGACCCATCCATCCACCCCACCTCGCTCACGCGTGTTCTCACCTGGCGCCAGTGGCCCACATTCATGTCACTGTAGAGCAGTCGTTCCCCATTAAAGCCGACCACAGAGCAGATGCGTCCCCGGTGTCCAAGCATGTTCAATGCCGGAGACGCGTTACTTGACAGGACGGGGCGTATATCTATCAGGCTCGTTCAATGCCCCATCCGTCCGTATGCCGCCATAACCAAGCTCGCCGGTCGAGAAACCCACTCCGATGCCGCGCATTTGATTCACTCGGACGTCTGGCCTCACTGAAATCCTCTATTTAAAGGCGGCCACACCCGACTTACTGCACACCACAATAGAAGTTGTTCCACAGCCTCCTTCCTTGCACCACATCTGCCATTACTGCAGGCGGCAATGCTCTGTGGGATAGCCTTTTGATGGAGATGAAGCACGAGTTGGCTGCCCTTGCCGCTGCCAGGCGGATCGAGGCCGGCATGCTGGCCAGCTCGCCCGAGGTCTTCGACGATGATGACCCCATGATAGATACTTGCTCCAATGACACCGCACAGAAGCGCACTCATGTGCATGCCGgcttcaccatagagcaggtgcatGCACACTACAACGCCGCCATGACGGAGGAGCAGCCTACGCCAGTGCCTATGTCGGAATTCCAGCAGGCGCAGGTGAAACAATGGTACAACTTGTTCCTCCTATAGCAGCATCGGCTGGTGGAGGGCCAGATCGACGGCGAGTGCGCGAACGAGGAGGTCGTGGCGGCCATTGTTGCGGCGGACGCCAACTTTGTTGCGGAGAAGCGTGCAATCTACGAGGCCGTTCGAACTCAAGTCGCCGCTCGCCAAGAAGCGGCCGCCGCAAGCTCCGGTGGCACGGGTACAGGCAATCGTGAATGAGAACAACGCCTCTTACGCGCTGCCGACGAACTATTGAACGGCCCGGTTGGACGACGACATCGCCAGCGCCACCATTTCGGTCGTGGTGCTCACGTCCACCGGTGACGGACAGGTCGCAGACTCCTCCGAGAATGAGTTAGGCCCGGGAGGCGGCGGGGCCTTGTGTCTCGTGTGGACCGgtctgtctcccgtgttctacACTTCCTCGTcggagactgcaccttcacttcaaGAGTCTTACGGCCACCGTTCATGGAGACGGCGGATGGAGGAGGTGGTCGCCAACGCGGAATAGAAATGAAGTGGACGACGGCCGGCCGCCGCCGTACGATAGGTCGGTTTTTTTATCTaaatgtttgaaatgtaatgaaaatccggTGTGTTTGCATGAATCTCGTCCGGTTTATATGAAAATCCACCGTGTTTGCATGAACTTTGTCCGGTTTGTCGAAAAgttgtttgaaatgtatgcggacaACGTTGGATAGTTGGCTCCCATATCCGTGTCCGTGGACTAGTCTCCCTTGTTCGTCGACGAACGTGGGAGAAAATTTACGggttgctgttggagatgctcttgggTACTATTTAACAGGTTTTCACACCGCCTTGAAGAGTAATATATGTGTTTTCGTGTGAGACCCGACCGTCAGTCCGGTGTGACGAACACGCCCGGGCCTTCCTATGTCCGCCTTATATTTGGGCTGAATATGAAGAATAAACCTGGATGTTGGAGACCCGTTTGAGATATCTATCTagatctgttttttcttttttgaccGACCACTGACCCGGTCATCCATCTGGGTGTTTAAGGCAAGTTTAGAGTGCCGAGCTGTAGGTGTACTGAGGCTGAAGAAGCATGGCTCTCGACCTCTCGTATCATCGGGGGCGTAAATTAAAGGACCGCACGCTACGGTGCCTGCGATTTCTGAACAGGAGCACGGTCAACTATCCGCGTGTCAGTGCCTCCGAGTTGGAGTTCAGCTCAGTGGGAGCTAGATATGCTCATGAGAGAGCCATATAGTTCAGAGGTGAAGGCAAAACAGCAGGATCTCTCGATGTTGATAGAGAATCTTCTAGAGCAGGAGGAGATATATTGGCAAGCGTGGTCATGCGAATTGGTTGCGTCGCGGTGCCCGGAACACCAATTTTTTAACCAGTTTGCTTCGACCCGTAGACGCCGTAATTTGATCAAGAAGCTGAAAAATATTAATAATGATTGGGTTGAGGGTAATAACCTCAAGCCCTTGATTTTTGATTGCTTTCAAAGTCTCTTTAATACTGACGCAGGGTTGATTGATGACGGCTTATTATCCACTGTCAAGCCAGTGGTTACACCGCAAATGAACACACTTTTGATTGCACCTTAGACAACAGATGAAGTAAGGAAAGCTCTTTTCCAGATAGGCGATTTGAAGGCCCCGGGACCGGACGTGCTCCATGCGATTTTCTTTAAACGGTTCTGGCATATTGTAGGTGATGAACTTACCAAGAAAGTGCTTGATGCAATCAACAATAAGAAGATTCCGGATGGGTGGAATTCCACAAATGTGGTGCTAATCCCAAAAGTGGACAGCCCGGAGGTAATAACCCAGTTCAGATCCATCAGTTTATGTAATGTGTTTTACAAAATAATTTTGAAGATGCTAGCCAACAAACTGAAGAAAATCCTGCCTGAGGTAATTTCCCCCACCCAGAGTGCCTTTGTACCAGGCAGATTAATCACTGATAATGTGCTAGTAGCGTATGAGTGTTTCCATTCAATAAAAAAGAAAACCCATGGCTCTAATGGAATCTGCGCAGTTAAGTTGGATATGCTAAAAGTTTATGATAGGGTAGAATGGGGTTTTCTACGATAGATGATGATTAAGTTGGGATTCCATACCCAATGGATAGAACTTATCATGGAGTGTGTTTCCTCGGTAAGCTATAGAATCAGATTCAATGACACTGAAACGGAGGAATTCATACCAACCAGGGGCTTGAGACAGGGGGACCCTCTGTCCCCttatctgttcttgatttgttCTGAGGGGATGTCGAGCATGCTATATTTTGAGGAGGAAACGGGAGGTATTGAAGGTATAAAGGTATGCAGGGATGCCCCGTCTATCTCTCATCTCTTATTTGCAGATGATTCCTTGGTTATGATGAAAGCCTCTAACCATAATGCAAACACTCTTAAGAGGGTTCTTGACACGTATTGTGCTAGCTCAGGACAGCGGTGAGTACTCCAAAGTCAAGTATCTTTTTCAGCACAAATACGAGAGTTAACGACAGAGAAATTGTCTGTGGAATTTTGGACATATTAACTGAAGCCCTGACAGACAAATACCTCGGTCTACCAACTATGGTTGGTGTTGATCGTAGTGATTTTTTTCAGGGTATGCCAGAGGCTCAAGGGATGGAAAGAAAAAATCCTCTCAATACAAGGTAAAGAAATTCTTCTGAAATCAGTAGCACAGGCGATTTCATCATATGCTATGTCTGTGTTCAAGTTACCTAAAGGTATATGTAAATCGATCACCGATGAAATTTCAGGGTTTTGGTGGGGTGATggagaggagaagaaaaaaatgcATTGGTTTgcctggtggaaaatgtgtgtaccGAAGAAAAAAGGTGGCATGGGGTTTAGATACCTTCACAACTTTAATCTTGCTATGTTAGCAAAGCAGTGTTGGCGACTACTCCAAAATCCCGATTCTTTGTGTGCACGAGTTCTGAGGGCAAAATATTATCCCAATGGAGATATTGTGAAATCGGCCTCAAGAAAGGTTCTTCGTTCACTTGGCAGAGTATTGTAGCTAGTATTCAAACTTTCAGAAGGGGATGCATATGGCGTGTGGGTTCTGGTTCACACATTAACATTTGGGATGACCCGTGGATACCCACTAGTATGAACAGAAAGCCTATTACCCCTAGGGGGTATTATGCTAACAAAAGTGAAAGAGATAATTGACCCCCACACAGGACAATGGGATGAGGCACTTATTCACAGCGTCTTTTTTCCAGTCGTTGTGCATAGAATTCTACAAATTCCTCTTCATGTGGAGGTCGTTGAAGATTTTGTAGCTTGACAACATACAAAGACTGGGACCTTTTCCGTGCGTTCGGCATACCATGTTGAATTTGAGCATCAATTCGGACAGCACTTGAATCGGACTAGCCCAAGTAGTGCCTCATTAAATGGAGTTTGGAAAGATCTTTGGAAACTGCGACTACCAGGAAAGATCAAACACTTTGGCTGGAAAGTGTTGAAGGGGGTTCTTCCATGCtatggttgttggggaacgtagtaatttcaaaaaaattcctacgcacacgcaagatcatggtgatgcatagcaatgagaggggagagtgtgtccacgtaccctcgtcgaccgacagcggaagcgttgacacaacgtagaggaagtagtcgtccgtcttcaggatccgaccgatccaagtaccgaacgcacggcacctccgagttctgcacacgttcaactcgatgacgtccctcgagctccgatccagccgagtgttgagggagagtttcgtcagcacgacggcatggtgacgatgatgatgttctaccgacgcagggcttcgcctaagcaccgctacgatattatcgaggtggattatggtggaggggggcaccgcacacggctaagagatcaagagatcaattgtgtgtctatggggtgccttcctgcccccgtatataaaggagtggaggagggggccggccagggagaggtggcgcgcccaaggggggagtcctactcccaccgggagtaggactcctccttttcctatttggagagggagagggaaggaagagggaggagggaggaaggaaaggggggccagcccccttcccaattcggattgggcttggggggcgccccctcccttgctcctttcccctcctttccactaaagcccattaaggcccatatacctcccggggggttccgataacctcccggagctccggtattatcccaatctcacccggaactattccggtgtcaaatatagtcgtccaatatatcgatcttcatgtctcgaccatttcgagtctcctcgtcatgtccgtgatcacatccgggactccgaactaccttaggtacatcaaaatacataaactcataatataaccatcatcgaactttaagcgtgcggaccctacgggttagagaactatgtagacatgaccgagacacatctccggtcaataaccaatagtggaacctggatgctcatattggctcctacatattctacgaatatctttatcggtcaaaccgcataacaacatacgtttgttccctttgtcatcggtatgttacttgcccgagattcgatcgtcggtatctcaatacctagttcaatctcgttactgacaagtctctttactcgttccgtaatacatcatcccgcgactaactcattagttgcaatgcttgcaaggcttatagtaatgtgcattaccgagtgggcccagagatacctctccgacaatcggagtgacaaatcctaatctcgaaatacgccaacccaacaagtacctttggagacacctgtagagcacctttataatcacctagttacgttgtgacgtttggtagcacacaaagtgttccttcggtaaacgggagttgcataatctcatagtcataggaacatgtataagtcatgaagaaagcaatagcagaatactaaacgatcatgtgctaagctaacggaatgggtcaagtcaatcacatcattctcctaatgatgtgatcccgttaatcaaatgacaactcatgtcaatggctaggaaacataaccatctttgattaacgagctagtcaagtagaggcatactagtgacactctgtttgtctatgtattcacacaagtattatgtttctggttaatacaattctagcatgaatagtaaacatttatcatgatataaggaaataaataataactttattattgccactagggcatatttccttcagtctcccacttgcactagagtcaataatctagattacacagtaatgattttaacacccatggagccttggtgctgatcatgttttgttcatggaagaggcttagtcaacgggtctgcaacattcagatccgtatgtatcttgcaaatttctatgtctcccacctagacttgatccctgatggagttgaagcgtctcttgatgtgcttggttctcttgtgaaatctggattcctttgccaaggcaattgcaccagtattgtcacaaaagattttcattggacccgatgcactaggtatgacacctagatcggatatgaactccttcatccagactccttcatttgctgcttctgaagcaactatgtactccgcttcacacgtagatcccaccacgacgctttgtttagaact
This region of Triticum aestivum cultivar Chinese Spring chromosome 2D, IWGSC CS RefSeq v2.1, whole genome shotgun sequence genomic DNA includes:
- the LOC123048601 gene encoding L-type lectin-domain containing receptor kinase SIT2, with the translated sequence MLLLEPYHLVALLLLLVPAGRCLAATAGGGGDDSRQFILLAAAMTGANLTLDGASRVMPNGLLLLTDGRKLKGHGVHPFPLPFRTASNATGSVRPFSTTFVFAISSQYDDVSSDGIAFFVAASREVLSTASPGQFLGLLNEDNIGNRSARIFAVELDTFKDDELRDINNNHVGVDVDSLVSIDSTNAGYYDDGTGMFQNLSLISQKPMQVWVDYDSRATEITVTMAPLGVVRPKKPLLRTTVDLSGVVQNTAYVGFSSATNFFPTRHVVLGWSFALDEPAPALNISMLPALPSTSTSTYMTRWSIWPMMIALASVTLVSGSVTRTYLEGEVLEVSIGVCFARLA